In Solanum lycopersicum chromosome 5, SLM_r2.1, the following are encoded in one genomic region:
- the LOC101264222 gene encoding nuclear transcription factor Y subunit C-1-like — protein sequence MENNFEKSTVKAGQSDVHPTPSQPKLEKKQEALEMFWRDKQREMENVNNFKNNMLLPPNCIKTIMKMDKDACELFIQELTLLSWFKAEKNCRRTLKKNDIIDVIIQTDTLDFLLDDDINATGGSTPSGVSFYAAGGSNGRT from the exons ATGGAAAATAACTTTGAGAAATCGACAGTGAAAGCAGGTCAATCCGATGTGCACCCAACGCCGTCGCAACCTAAACTTGAGAAGAAGCAAGAAGCACTGGAGATGTTCTGGAGAGACAAACAGAGAGAGATGGAGAATGTTAACAATTTCAAGAACAATATGCTACTTCCACCTAACTGCATCAAGACGATCATGAAGATGGATAAGGAT GCATGTGAGCTGTTCATTCAAGAACTCACTCTTCTTTCCTGGTTTAAAGCTGAGAAAAATTGTCGACGTACTCTAAAGAAGAATGACATCATTGATGTGATTATACAGACCGACACATTGGATTTCCTTCTTGACGATGATATTAATGCTACTGGCGGCTCCACACCAAGCGGTGTGTCGTTCTATGCTGCTGGAGGCAGCAATGGGCGTACATGA